A part of Caldicellulosiruptor owensensis OL genomic DNA contains:
- the cysS gene encoding cysteine--tRNA ligase has product MKLYNTLTMTKEEFEPLEQGKVKMYVCGPTVYDFIHIGNARPLIVFDTLRRYFEYKGYEVIYIQNFTDIEDKMINRANKEGITVFELAERFIKEYYKDADRLNVKRATKNPRATEEIPDMITLIQKLIDKGYAYVVDGDVYFRTRKFAEYGKLSHKNIEELMAGARVDLSEKKEDPLDFALWKAKKEGEPAWLSPWGEGRPGWHVECSVMAMKYLGETIDIHAGGQDLIFPHHENEIAQSEAATGKPFARFWLHNGYVNINNEKMSKSLGNFFTVREIIEKYHPEALRLFMLQAHYRKPLNFSLDLIEQAESALKRIYKCYENLEYLIRNETGSNSSNSTLKASLEQFKIKFIDAMEDDLNTAEATGYLFEMVREINTHANTCSKDVLILARDTLKELCGILGILEQYEQKEDEIPLEILELVEKRNQARKAKNFAEADRIRDELKSLGYIVLDTPQGTKIEREK; this is encoded by the coding sequence ATGAAGCTTTACAACACTCTGACAATGACAAAAGAGGAGTTTGAACCCTTAGAACAAGGCAAAGTGAAAATGTACGTATGCGGTCCAACTGTCTATGACTTTATTCACATTGGCAATGCACGGCCTTTAATTGTGTTTGATACTTTAAGGCGATATTTTGAATACAAAGGCTATGAGGTAATATACATCCAAAACTTTACTGACATTGAAGATAAGATGATAAACAGAGCAAACAAAGAGGGAATAACCGTCTTTGAACTTGCTGAAAGGTTTATAAAAGAGTACTATAAAGATGCAGACAGACTCAATGTAAAAAGAGCAACCAAAAATCCCAGAGCAACAGAAGAAATCCCTGATATGATAACCCTAATACAAAAGCTGATTGACAAAGGCTATGCATATGTGGTTGATGGTGACGTGTATTTTAGAACAAGAAAGTTTGCCGAATATGGTAAACTTTCTCACAAGAACATTGAAGAACTGATGGCTGGTGCGAGGGTTGATCTGAGCGAAAAGAAAGAAGATCCGCTTGATTTTGCTCTGTGGAAGGCTAAAAAAGAAGGAGAGCCGGCATGGCTCTCACCTTGGGGTGAGGGCAGGCCCGGCTGGCATGTAGAGTGTTCTGTTATGGCAATGAAATATCTTGGTGAGACCATTGACATTCATGCAGGTGGGCAGGACTTGATATTTCCTCATCATGAAAATGAAATTGCACAAAGTGAGGCTGCAACAGGAAAGCCTTTTGCAAGGTTTTGGCTTCATAATGGGTATGTGAATATAAACAATGAGAAGATGTCAAAGTCGCTTGGGAATTTCTTTACCGTTCGCGAGATTATAGAAAAATACCATCCAGAGGCACTGAGGCTTTTTATGCTTCAGGCTCATTATAGAAAGCCTTTAAACTTTTCACTTGATTTGATTGAACAAGCAGAAAGTGCGCTAAAGAGAATATACAAATGTTATGAAAATCTTGAATATCTGATCAGAAATGAAACAGGATCAAATAGTAGCAACAGTACGCTAAAAGCATCGCTTGAGCAGTTTAAGATAAAGTTCATAGATGCAATGGAAGATGACCTTAACACTGCCGAGGCAACAGGATATCTTTTTGAGATGGTAAGAGAAATAAATACACATGCAAATACATGCTCAAAAGATGTCCTAATTTTGGCAAGAGATACTTTAAAAGAGCTTTGTGGTATTTTAGGAATCTTGGAGCAATATGAACAGAAAGAGGATGAAATTCCACTGGAGATTTTAGAGCTTGTTGAAAAGAGAAACCAGGCGCGA
- the epsC gene encoding serine O-acetyltransferase EpsC, whose translation MFKFIRMIKEEMDVIMEKDPACKSRLETLLYPSLWAIIYHRIAHWFYNRRMYFIARWISQRARHKTGIEIHPGAKIGRRVFIDHGMGVVIGETAEIGDDVLIYQGVTLGGTGKEKGKRHPTIGNNVLIGAGAKVLGPFKVGDNTKIGANAVVLREVEENSTVVGVPGRVVRKEKKEKPTVEEQLDQIRFPDPLAMQICRLEAKIEALEKKLAEYERRLKEYEALQHSDNDKRGV comes from the coding sequence ATGTTTAAATTCATAAGGATGATAAAAGAAGAGATGGATGTCATTATGGAAAAAGACCCGGCTTGCAAGAGCAGGCTGGAAACTCTTTTGTATCCAAGCCTGTGGGCTATTATATATCACAGAATAGCTCACTGGTTTTACAACCGCAGGATGTATTTCATTGCAAGGTGGATTTCCCAGCGTGCAAGGCACAAAACAGGTATTGAGATACATCCCGGTGCTAAGATTGGTCGAAGGGTATTTATAGACCATGGCATGGGTGTTGTGATTGGTGAGACAGCTGAGATTGGAGATGATGTTCTGATTTACCAGGGCGTGACGTTGGGTGGTACAGGAAAAGAAAAAGGCAAGCGTCACCCAACAATTGGAAACAACGTCTTAATTGGTGCCGGTGCAAAGGTTTTAGGTCCGTTCAAAGTAGGAGATAATACAAAAATTGGTGCAAATGCAGTTGTTCTTCGCGAGGTTGAAGAGAACTCGACCGTAGTTGGTGTGCCGGGAAGAGTTGTCAGAAAAGAGAAAAAAGAAAAGCCAACTGTTGAAGAACAGCTTGACCAAATAAGATTTCCCGACCCGCTTGCAATGCAGATTTGCAGGCTTGAAGCCAAAATAGAGGCTTTGGAGAAAAAACTTGCCGAGTATGAAAGGAGATTAAAAGAGTATGAAGCTTTACAACACTCTGACAATGACAAAAGAGGAGTTTGA